In Exiguobacterium acetylicum, the genomic stretch TTGATCAGATCCATTACCTCGATCAAGTCCAGATCGACGTCCTCGTCAAGACAGCCGATGTCTCCGATTTTCTCGACTGGATGACGAACATGACGAACGGTCAAGCCAATTTGTCAAGCGGCTCTACTCGTTACCTCGAACGTGACATTATTTCCTGACCTGATATACTGATTGTAAAGAATTTTAAAGTTTTTTAAAAATTCAGTTAAAGTTAGGAGTTAATAAAGGTGGAAGAGCGAACCCGCAGTAATAAAAAAAAGATAAAGAAAAAACGTTCTTGGTTTAAGGTGTTCGTGATCAGTTTTCTGGTCGTGCTCGTCGGTGGAGGTGCAACCTTCGCTTACGTCGCGTATAAGACGTTCCAGACCGCAAACGATGCAAATGTCGATTTAGCACGCGGTGACAAGTCCGAGAAACGAGAAGCTGCCATTGACTTGACGAAAGATCACTTTTCCGTTCTGCTCGTCGGAACGGATGAACGACCTGGCGACACCTCATCCCGTGCTGATACAATGATTGTCGCGACATTCAACAAGGACGATCAGACCGTTGACATGGTCAGCATTCCCCGTGATTCACTCGTCGAAATCCCTTCTGTCGGTTACGAGGATAAAATCAACCACTCTTATGCCTTTGGGGGCATCGATTCAACGATTGAAACGGTCGAGACGTTGCTCGATATTCCAATCGATTATTATGCATCGATCAACTTCAATGGTGTCGTCGCGATCGTCGACGCATTAGGCGGCATCGATGTCGATGTCAAGTTACCGATCGATACACTCGATTCATCCGATAAGCGCAACGGCGTTAAATTGGAACCGGGTCAACAGACGTTGAACGGAGAGGAAGCGCTCGCCTATGCCCGAATGCGTTATCAAGATCCTGAAGGAGATATTGGTCGGACAAAACGGCAACAACAGATCGTCGAAGCCATTATCGATCAGTCGACATCCTTCGGTTCAATCACCAAACTAAATACCCTGATGGACGCGACGGGAGACAATTTCCGGACGAACATGTCGTTGACGGAAGCGTTCCAACTGCAACCGTTCATCAAAAAAATCGGTTCCATCAACCGAATCGATCTTAAAGGAACGGACACGAAAATTAACGGGGTCTATTACTACCAGCTTGATCAAACTTCATTGGCTGACGCGAAGACGACATTGAAGGAACAACTCAATTTGCCAATTGATGAGACGACAGACAGCATCACGTCGGAGGCTGCAGATGATTCGTTCACTCCAAGCAACTGATCATGCGTCACTACTGGAAGTACAACGTCGCGCTTATCAGATAGAAGCCGCATTACTCAATGCGACTGATTTCCCGCCCTTACGCGAAACGATCGATGAGATCGACGTTGAAGCGCCGATCGGTTTCGTTTACGTCATTGATGACGACATGGTTGGTGCTGTTACGATTAATGACGGGACGATCACTCGACTCGTCGTGGATCCGCCATACTTCCGTCAAGGAATCGCACAATCCTTGCTGCATCACGTGATGGAGCGACATCACACAAGACACGTCATGACCGGTGCACGTAATCTGCCAGCGCTTTCGCTCTACACTCGTTTCGGCTTCACGGAAGTCCGGCGCGAGTGGCGTAGCGGAATCGAACTTATCTTTTTAACACGCACCTGACTTTTAGGAACAACAAAGAAGCAGTAGACACCGGGTCTACTGCTTCTTTGTTGTTTAGAAGAAAAGAAATCCGAGAGCGGCTCCGATTAACACGATTCGTAACGGCGACTGTTTATAAAAACGAAGTAAACAGAACAAACCGAAGGCAATCAAGAAATCAAGACCACTTTTGATACTTGACGTAAAGATTGGATCATAAAGAGCAGCAAGCAAGATACCAACAACGGCAGCATTGACGCCAATCAACATGCGTCCGACTGCTTGATTCTTCCGAATACGATCCCAGTACGGTAAAACACCGATGACGAGTAGGAATCCTGGCAGGAAGATGGCGAGCGTCGCAAGAAGACCACCGGATACACCAGAGACGATCGTACCGAGATACGTCGCGAACGTAAAGAGTGGTCCCGGTACCGCCTGTGCAGCAGCGTAACCAGCAAGGAACGTATCCGTGTTCATCAGCCCAGGTACGAGTGTCTGCTCAAGGAATGGCAAGACGACATGTCCGCCACCAAAAACAAGGGCACCAGCACTGTACATGATACTCGTCAGTTGGACGGTTCCCGTCGCAGATTGCGCGAGAAACGGTGTGACGGCAAGTAAGACGAAGAATAAGACGAGTGCTGAGATGCTAAATAGGCGTGGTACGCGAATCGACAAGGATCCACCCGTCTCCGTCTCTTCTTTGAACCAGAAGAACGCAAGAAGACCTGCGAGCAACAAGACACTAACTTGCGCCAGTGGATGTGCGATCAAGAGTACGCCTGCTAGCGCTAATAGCATCAACGTCATCCGTTTGACGCCTGTCGCAAGTTTCATTCCCATGCCAAGGACGGCGTCAGCAACGATTGCGACAGCGACGAGTTTCAAGCCATGAATGAATCCGGCTTCCGCGACATCGAATTGTGTCGCAAGAATCGCGAAGAGAATCAAAGCGATACTCGACGGCAACGTAAAGCCGACGAAGGAAATGATTGCCCCTGCTACACCTCCACGAATCAGACCGATTCCCATTCCGACCTGACTCGAAGCGGGACCCGGGAGGAATTGACAGAGCGCTACTAAGTCAGCATACGCTTTCTCATCAATCCATTTTTTCCGTTTGACATATTCTTCATAAAAATACCCGAGATGGGCGACCGGACCTCCGAACGACGTCAATCCGAGCTTAAGCGATACAAGAAAGATTTCAATTAAACGATGCATGTTTCACCTCCATCCTTCATTCTACATAAAAGATGTTAAGTTCTTGTGAACTTCAACGGTTTTTCTTTCCATAAGTCCCTTTTCGCCACAATTTCTCCATGGGACCTTGTGGATGAGACTGGAGATATCTGTTTGAAGCAACACCTTGTGCGATCAAAAGCAGGAAAACGAGTAACAGTCCTTGCCATAACGGTGTCGTTCCATGTTGTCCACTGAAGAAGACGAACACGGTAAAGACGACTGTATGCATCAAGTAATTCGTCAACGCCATCCGTCCCAGTCCAGCAAACCATTGCATGCGTCCAGCACGAACGAGTAGCGCGACGGCACAAGCATAGGTGATCGCAAGCGTGCGTCCTGAGAGCCAGACGTAAAATAGATTGATGGATCCGTCTGGTACGTCAGCATGTGCTTGTATGATTCCAGCGAACGATGGAAGTGTCAGTAATAAGCTAATCCCGAGCGTCCACCACAGGAAACGATTCGTCGGTGGCGCTGCGCTGAAGCGTTCCATCAAATAGGCTCCAATCAAGAACAGCGATAGAATTTCTGGCCAAATGACACCGGAATTCATGAGGGCTTCCGGTAATTGAACTGTCGCGTGATGTGATAAAAATCCGAGAAGATCGCGCGATGCGACGAACGACTGAAGTGTCTTATCCAGTTCGACGACGGGAGCGTCGCCGAGTTGACGAGCCCCAAAGAAAATAAGCAGGTAGAGCAAAAGGGCATAGATTTGAAATGCTATCGCAAACAAGAGTTTCGTGACCGGCTTTGTTTTGGCGAATAATAACAAAATGAAACCCGTCAACGCATACGTATGTAAGATATCTCCCTGCCAGACGAGCAGGTGCAAAAGACCAATGATGAGCAGAATTCCGAGACGCCTTGCGAAGATCGTCATCGGTAGACCACGTTGTCGCAACCGATTGATGAACAGATAAAAACCGGCTCCAAAAAGAACACTAAACAGGGTATAGAATTTCGTCTGGATGAAGAGATCGAAAATAAGACGAATCGATTGATCCATCTCCCCCATCATCGCATTCGGTCGATCACCGAGAAAACTCGGCATGTTGACGAATAAAATCCCACATAATGCAAAACCACGCAACACATCCAAATAGACGATGCGTTGATTCAATGATTGATTCATTCCAACACTCCCTTTCTGAAAAAAGACCGCTCACACGGATGAGCGGTCTTTTTTGATATACGTTATTTCGATGTAAAACGTTCCAACAAATTCAACAATGGTCGATAACGTTCGCCAAGCAAACCGAGCGACTCGACGAGAATGTCAAGAACGAGCAACAGCATGACGAGTGAGACGAGGGCACCGATCGAATTCGTCTGCGAGAACAGAATCGCCGTCATTCCGAAGATGGCACAGAGTCCATAGATGACGAGCACGGCTTGGCGCATCGTAAAGCCGAGATCAAGCAATCGGTGATGCAGATGGGCCTTATCCGGCGCAAATGGTGGTTTTCCTTGCAATACCCGTCGAACGATCGCAAACAACGTGTCGGAAATCGGGATCCCAAGCAAAATGACCGGAACGGCAAGCGAGAACAACGTCACGTTCTTGAATCCAAGGAGTGATAACACACCAAGCATATAGCCGAGGAACAAGGCACCGGTATCACCCATGAAAATCTTCGCTGGGTAGAAGTTATGAAACAGAAAACCGAACGTACTCATCAATAAGAGAATCGCGACGATCGTCACGTAGACGTTTCCTTGAATGACGGCAAGACTGATCAATGTCAACAAGACGATACTCGAGACACCCGCTGCTAACCCGTCTAGTCCATCAATCAAGTTGACGGCATTCGTGATCCCGATGACCCAAAGGAACGTCAGCGGAACACTCCACCATCCGAGATATAACTGCTGGTCGAACGGTAGATTGATGAACTCGATTCGGATCCCACCGTTTAGGACGATGACGGCAGCAACGATTTGCCCCATCAGCTTCAAACGAGCATTGAGTTGGAATCGATCATCCAGTGCACCGGTCAAAATAATAACGAACCCACCGACTAAAATGTGCGTCGCATACGGACTCGAAGGTTGTAAGATGAAATAACCGATCATGAAGGCGATATAGATCGCTAATCCGCCAAGTCGCGGCATGATTCGGACGTGTACTTTTCGCGCGTCCGGACTGTCAACGGCACCGACTGCAATCGCAAAGCGTTTCACGACGGGTGTGATCAGTAAGGCGGCGATAAAACAGACGATGGACGCAGTCCATAACATAGTAACATCACGCTCCTGCGCGAATTATATCATAAAAAAAAAGAGCCGACGAGCGGCTCTTACATGAAGATTGGTACTTCAGCAGCTGGATCATATGTATAGATACCGCGCCCGACTTTTTTGATGGCAGGGTTTGCCTGTTCGACTTTCGCCATCAATTGGTAGATGTTACTAATTTGGTGACGGTAACGCAATTCAAGCTCCATTTGGATGTCGCGTGCTGTCATCGATTCACGCTCGCGCATCAAATCGCTGATTTGGTGCACGTAGACTTCTAGCGGGTACCGTTGGTTGACGCGACGTTGTTTTAACGGACGCTCATGCGTGACGGCGACTTCTTGCGAATGTTCTCCCGTTCCACGGCTTAATTCCGAGATCAGATACTCGGCACGCCGCTGTAAGCGACGGTATTCCTCTTCGATTTCCATTAGTTCGCGGTAGATATGTTCACTGTTACCCATTCCTTGCCCCTCTTTCCTTTTTTATACATTAATGTTTCAATCGTGTTTCATTTGTATGTATTTTGAAATATTTTAAACTATAATTTGCCTTGATAATATATAATTTCTTTAATTATTTAATTATCCTGTAATATTTTCATATCCTTACCGATAAATTGGCTACACCTCATATTAACAGAAAGGAATGAAAACGGAACATATAATTTCGACATTTAACTATTTTAATAATACTTAAGTTCTACTAATTCAATATATATCTTTCTTATTTTACCGAAAAGGAGACTGGGAATTTAATGGGCAAATTACCTAAAACACTTCGGACCGCTCTAGTACTTTCGTTGGTATCCGGTTGCTTCGCCTCTACTTCTTCTACTGTATCGGCTGCTTCTGGTACAACCTTTACGAAAACCTCGTATCAGACGACGGATGCTTTGAATCTACGTAGCTCGAATTCGACGTCTTCTAAAAAATTGTTGACGATCCCAAAGACGACGAAAGTCACCTCGAGCTATCGAAAAGGCTCTTGGTATAAGTTGTCATATAAAGGAAAAACGGGCTATGTGACTGGATCTTATCTGAAAAAGATCGAGAGTGGCACTTCTTTTTCGAAGACGTCTTATAAGACGACGGATGCGCTATCCTTACGCAGTGCGGCAACGACATCTTCCACTCGATTACTGACGATTCCTAAAGGCGCCGGTGTACAATCAAGTTTCAAAAGCGGGAATTGGTACAAAGTGATCTATGCAAATAAGACGGGTTATGTTTCTGGCTCTTATTTAAAGAAAGTGACTACACCAGCCAAAACGACGGTCTATACGACGACGGATCGCTTGAATTTCCGTTCGTCTCCTTCGACATCCGGAAACGTCCTGACGACGATTCCAAGTGGAACTGCCGTCCATTCCCTCGCCGTTAAATCGAATTGGCACACGGTCCAGTACCAAGGGAAAACGGGGTATGTCATGGGAACGTATCTGAAGAAAGGGACTTCCGTTCCTGCCTCGACGACTGGAAACGTCGATTATAGTGGTTCAAAGATGTATGTGTTGATCCCGTCAGGCAATAGTGTCGCGCTTCGTGCGAGCGCGTCGACGCTCAGTGGTCAAATCGCTCGTCTTGGACGCGGTACTCCTGTCGTCGTCACGAATCCGCGTCATCAAACGAAAGGCTTCGTTGCTGTCCGGACGGCAAGTGGTCAAAGCGGTTATGTCGATGCGACGTATCTGACGTTGTTCCAACCGGCACCATCGAATCGTCCACTTCTCGTCCTTGATCCGGGTCACGGCGGACACGACGCAGGTGCAGTTCGTTACGGCGTTGCTGAACGCGACATCGTCCTTGCTGTCACGAAACAAGTTGCCGAGCGTCTTGCCGGAAAAGTCGATGTGACGATGTCACGCTATACGAACGACTACTATCCGTCACTTGGAGAGCGAAGTGCCCTTGCGAACAGTCATGCAACGACTGCTTTCGTCAGTGTCCACATCAATGCTTCAACGAGTATGCAAGCATACGGAGCAGAGACCTTCTACTATAAAGGCGCATCTTCGATCAACCTTGCTCGTAATGTCCAACAACGCCTCGTCTCCTACGCCGGCATGCGCGACCGAAGCGTTCACTATGCGAACTATGCCGTCATTCGTGGTACGAAAGCACCGTCGATTCTAGCGGAACTCGGGTTCCTCTCGAACAGCGCGGATCGTGCGAAACTGACGAACGCATCGTATCAGTCACGTTACGCGCAAGCAATCGCAGACGGTATTCTCGCCTCACTTTAAATCAACGCCATATCAAAAAGGATCGCTCAGGGAAGCGATCCTTTTTGCATACACATAACTTTCAAGGAATGTCCTTCACCATCAGGGAATGGTTCAGACAAAGGAGCGACTAGCGAGGATTTGCTCAAGGGATAGCAAATCTGTCGAATCGACACGATAGTCTGCCTCATGGAGCGCCGACTCCGGTCCAACTCCGACGGCATACATGCCGGCAGCGTGGATGGCAGTGATGCCAGCTGTCGCATCTTCTACACCGATGCAACGGCTCGGTTCGACGTCGAGTGCTTCTGCAGCACGGAGAAACACTTCAGGGTGTGGTTTCGATTGTGCAACGGTCGCAGCGTCTACGATGTCATCGAAATAGTGTCGGACCTTTAGTGCCTCGACGACCATCAGCGCATTTTTAGAGGCGGACGCCATTCCGATCTTCAGTCCAGCGTTTCGGATTTCATCGAGGAATGCAGTGATTCCAGGAAGAAGATCCTGTTCAGAGATATGTTGGATCAATGTGACGTAGTGTTCGTTTTTCTTCGCAGCAAGTGCTAGCTTCTCTTCCTCCGAAAAAGCGTTCTGTTTTCCACCAAGCGCAAGGATACGCTCGAGTGAATCCATCCGGCTGACACCTTTTAATGTCTCATTGAATTCCCGGTCGAACGGGATATCCAAATCCTCTCCAAGTTGTTTCCACGCTAAGTAATGATACTCTGCTGTATCGGTAATTACGCCGTCTAAATCAAAAATGACCGCTTCGATCGTTGGTGCCATCCGACATCCATCCTTTCTTCCATCGTCCATGAAAGGCAAGAAATCGAATGACTTTGCGCAAACGATTGCACTTGCCTTATGAATAATTTTACTGGTTCTTCCGAATCTTTGCAAGCGTTATCAAATATTTCTGATTTTCTATTTTTAAGCACGAAACACGTTAATTTTGATAACGCTTTCAATTTTAAGGGAATGTTTTACTTATTTCGTTCTTTACTATTCGTTTTACATTTTTTAACTGCTATAATGAATCTCATAGCATATGAGGGAGTGACGAAGATGTTTCAACGTGTTAAACAGTTGTTGAATGATCAAAGTCGAAGAATTCATCGTTATGAAAAAATCGTAACGACGATCAATAGCCTAGAACGAGAAATGGAACAAACATCCGATCAAGCGTTACGTGAATTGACCGCCTCATTACGTGAGCGGCTACAAGCCGGAGAACGAATCGATGCAATCACACCAATGGCATTCGCCCTTGTCCGAGAAGCGAGTAAACGAACGCTCGGCTTACGGCATTACGATGTTCAGCTCATGGGCGGTCTGGCGTTACTTGAAGGACAAATCGCCGAGATGGCGACCGGTGAAGGAAAGACGCTTGTTGCTTCACTCGCGAGCTTCACTCAGGCGCTTCACGGAAAAGGTGTCCACGTCATTACCGTCAATGAGTATCTGGCACAACGCGATGCGGAGCAAATCGGTCAGATTCACCGATTTTTAGGGTTACAGGTCGGAATCAATTCTGCTGAAGCTACGTTTGAGGAAAAACGGATCGCCTACGCTGCAGACATTACATACGGTGTCGGGACTGAATTCGGGTTCGATTACCTGCGCGATCATCTAATCATGGAGCCGACGGAACGTCTGCAACGTCCGCTTCATTTCGCCTTGATCGACGAAGTCGATAGCATTTTAATCGATGAAGCGAAAACGCCACTCATCATGGCGGAACGAGACAGTGTCCACGAAGGGTTACAGCAACTCGTCCGTCATGTCGTCCAGACCTTCGAAGACGAGCGGGATTATACGTTCGACGAAGAGATTAAAGCGGTCGCCTTGACTGACCAGGGGATCGAGACGATCGAAGAGGCGTTTGCGATCGATCATCTGTTTGCTGCTGAGCACTCCGTCCTCTTCCATTACGTCATTCAAGCCTTACGTGCTCATGTCGTCCTCAAGCGGGATGTCGACTATATCGTCAAGGATCAAAAAATCGCGCTCGTCGACCTCTTCACGGGTCGTCTGATGGAAGGACGCAGTCTATCCGACGGGTTACATCAGGCACTTGAAGCAAAAGAAGATGTTCCCGTCACGGAAGAGAACCGGACGACAGCACAAATCACGATTCAGCATTATTTCCGTCTCTATCATCAGGTGGCAGGAATGACGGGCACAGCGGCGACGTCACGGGAGGAGTTCCAAAAGACGTACGGGATGGATGTCGTGACGATTCCATCGAATCGACCGAAAATCCGGATCGATGCGGAGGACGTCATTTTTGCGACGCGTGACGAAAAATTAGAAGCGATCGCGCTGGCGACGAAATCGGCACACGTCACGGGACGACCAGTTCTGATCGGTACTTCATCGATTGAACAGTCCTTACGCGTTGCGAAGACACTTGATACACACGGACTCACCTACGAGATCCTGAACGCAAAAACCGTCGATCAGGAAGTCCGGATCATCGCTTCAGCCGGACAAGCCGGTCGAATCACGATCGCCACGAACATGGCAGGTCGCGGAACGGATATTTTACTTGATGAAACGGCACAACAACAAGGCGGCTTGTTCGTCATCGGAACAGAACGCCATGAATCAATCCGGATCGACAACCAACTCCGGGGTCGGGCAGGTCGCCAAGGCGATCCCGGATTGACGCAATTTTATCTCTCGCTCGAAGATGAACTGCCTCGTCGTTTCGCGCGCGACCGTCTCGCACGCGTGCAACAAAAAGTACGGGATGCTTCCGGTCCACTGGCTTCACGTGACGTTCGGGATCTATTGCAGTTCGCTCAGTCGACGTGTGAATCCGTCAATCGGAGTGTTCGGGATGAACTCGTTCAGCTCGAAGAAGTCATCAGCGAACAACGACAAGCAATCTATCATCTCCGCAACAGAATCGTTGATGTGACGTCACTTGAAGACATCGTCCAACCGTTTGCCGGACGTGTCTTGCCGTCGATCATCGACCAAACACTTTCTGACGATCTCGTCCCGGAAGAATGGCCGCTGGCTCTCGTCACGACAGAACTCGAGCAACTGTTGCATCAACCGGTCACGTTGGAACGACTGGAAACGATCGACGAGATGCAACGCCAACTTGAACCGCTGATTGCTGACACCGAAGCCTTACTCGTTGCCCATGTTGCGGCTGAAAAAGAAACCGTCAAACGCTTCATCCTCCTTGCACTGGATGAGCAATGGACGCGCCACTTAACTGCCATGAACAGCTTAAAAGAAGGAATCCACCTCCGAAGTTACGGACAAGAACAACCAGTCCGCATCTTTGAGCGGGAAGGCATGGATTACTTCGAATATGCCATAGCGAGTTTCGAAAAGCAGGTCCTTTCTGGCATCTGCCGCGCCGAACAGACACACGATAGCGAAGGAGAACTGCATCATGCACACGTCGAATGAAGTGTTCCGTCCCCCGCTCTATTTCACGGAGGACATGCCGATCGTCAAGGAAGACGAATACGTCTTTCGTCACGTCGCGAAACAACTACCTGAGTTACAGGTCAATCAGATGGCGATCCATCTGTTTCAAGTCTTATCGCGTCGTCCGCTTCAAGTCATTGCCTTATTCCAAAACACGTTGTCTCGGTCGTTCCATCTGAATGATCTTGTCGTCCTTGCGCTCTCCGGTGACGAACTCGTCGCTCGCAAAGTCCTCAGTATCGAAGAAGTTTCCGTCATACTCCCGATGGCGACGTTGCCGCTCTGGTTGACGTTTGAAGAAGATGACTGTTTCGTCGCCCTCGAACAGTTGACGGAACCGCTACAACTCGTCTTCTCAAGCGAGACGCTGACTGAGATTTTCATCGACGATGACTTCACGGAACCCGAGCAACGGATGATTCGTCAAGTCGCTTATTCGCACCCGACACCTCCAGCAGATGGCTGGTCTCTCTTACCGGTCTCGATCATGCGCGAGCCGGATACTGTGACGGCGACCGTCCTCGTCCGTAATGCCAGCGATCAGACACTGACGCTCGAGGCGCTAACGTTCGAATTGATGGATGACGAGACGCCACTCGCAGACGTCACCCATCCTGGCTTGTCCTTACCTGCTCATAGCCAACATGCGATCCGTCTCCGTTTCGCCTACACCGCAACAGATGTCCCTGCATTCGGTCTCCGTTATCTTCCTCCCTCTTCCTAAAAAAACGTCTCGGCACAAGATGCCGAGACGTTTTGCTTATCCTTTTAAGAGTCCGATGACGCGGACGTTGATTGCTTTTGGTTGGAACGCGAGCATGTTTTCCATGTCTTGTGCGATCCGTTCTTGGACTTTTCCAGCTGTCTTGATGATCGACATGCCGTATTTGATATGCACGGACAGACTGACCGTGATGTCGCCACCGACATCTTCGACTTTTACGAGTTTGACCATCTGTTTTTCCTGCAGTTTCGAATCATCTGCTGTAAAGGCGATACCTTCCGTTTCTTGAACGGCTACCCCTGCGATGACCTCGATGACTTGTTGCGAGACGTTCACGACACCGTCCGCATTATTTAAATTATATGACATACCTTCCACGCCCTTCGTCTAGTAATCCATCTATCTTAAAGTGTAATGCATTCCGCCTTATTTTGAAAGGTCTTCCCGTTTCTCGACGATCGGGCGAATGTCAATCTCAATCAAAGGACGGAGGACACGGACGACGAGCGGGTGTATGATGATACCAACGATCAACAAGGCGACGCCAATCATGATCAGTAAGGCGAGCCACGGTTGCGGTACGAATGCATCCGTCACGTATTGACGCCACGCCATGACGAAGAAGACATGGAGTAGATAGACGTAGAGGCTGAGTTCCCCAGCTCGTGTGATGAGCGGAAGGCGACGCATCGGGATCAACATCATGAAACCGAGCGAGGCCGCGATTGACAAGACATAGATGACGCTATGCTTGAGTACCCCAATCCACGTGTCACTGTCATACTGTTCAGCGTACGGGAAACGATGCTTGAAGGCATTCGCGAAATCGACGATCTCTTGCGGTGTGTCACGCCACGCCTCGAACAATAAGAAGCCCATGACGGCTGCGAACGTCACTCCACCAATCAAGCGGACGTTCATCCGGCGCTTGAAGTTCTTCGGCATCTCGAAGATGCGGATGAATTCGTGTTCCGATAGATAGTTCCCGAGCAAGAAATAAGGATAGAACATGATCAGCTTCCGAAGCGCCAAGAATCCCGTGTTCTCGAGTTCGAATCCATACAGCAAGGCGAAGGCAAGACCGAACCAGACATATCCACGCAAGTGAACGACATACGGTGTCACGATGTACCAGACGACCATGACGAACAGATACCAAAGTGCCCAGTAGGGACGTAGGAGATGCGTGCCGATGTTTTCACCAGAAAAGAGCGGCAAACCTTCCCCAAGCGTCGCCCAAGATCCAATTAAGATTTGCCAGACGCAGTAGACGGCAAATAGTTGGATGACACGTAAATACTTGTTTTCGCGGAAGAAATAACCGCTTAAAATAATGAATAATGGCATATGAAACGAGTAAATCAACAGATAAACCGTCTCAAGCAATTTTCCGTCATAATCAAACCGTAAATCCGTCAGCATGTGACCGATGACGACGAAAATGACAAGAAAACCTTTGATATTATCAAACCACGGATTCCGATTCATGTTACACTACCCCTTATACTCCCTCGAAAGGAACGAATGTTTATGAAAAAGACACTCCTGATTCTATCTGTCGTCTTGAACGTCGTTCTCCTTGCATTGTTACTGGGACGTAAACCGCTCGAACTATTCGAAAGCGTCTTACCTGCAACGAGTACGACTCCAGTCACGACCTTCCAATACGATAAGAACCCGAACTATGTCCGTCTGAATAGTCTATTCCATACTTATCAATACCCAAAATCAGCGAACGCTGTCATGTTAGGCGACTCGATGACGAATTTTGCCGATTGGCGTATCTTGATGGAAGACCCGACGATCGTGAATTTCGGGATTCCTGGTGATACGACAGAAGGCTTTTTGACCCGACTCGACTTGATCATCGAGATGAAACCAAAACGCGTCTTCCTGATGGGTGGTATCAATGATATCCGTCACTATACACCGATTCCGCAAATCACTGAGAACATGACGACGATTGTGACGACACTTCGAAAAAATAACATCGACGTCGTCATTCAGTCAACCGTTCCTGTCGCACCGAAATATTCGGACTCCGTCCGAATCAATCGGGACGTCGAAGCGTTGAACCGGAATTTACAAAACCTTGCTCAATCGGTGGATGTTCCATTTGTTGATCTACGACCCGTCTTGACGAATAAACAGGGCTACCTGCAAAATCGGATGACGTACGATGGACTCCATCTCGTCGGTGGCGGTTACCTGCGCTGGAGTGATGCGCTGAAACCCTATGCGCTCAAAACCGATTTGACAGCAAATAACTAAACGAAAAAGCGG encodes the following:
- a CDS encoding LCP family protein, which gives rise to MISFLVVLVGGGATFAYVAYKTFQTANDANVDLARGDKSEKREAAIDLTKDHFSVLLVGTDERPGDTSSRADTMIVATFNKDDQTVDMVSIPRDSLVEIPSVGYEDKINHSYAFGGIDSTIETVETLLDIPIDYYASINFNGVVAIVDALGGIDVDVKLPIDTLDSSDKRNGVKLEPGQQTLNGEEALAYARMRYQDPEGDIGRTKRQQQIVEAIIDQSTSFGSITKLNTLMDATGDNFRTNMSLTEAFQLQPFIKKIGSINRIDLKGTDTKINGVYYYQLDQTSLADAKTTLKEQLNLPIDETTDSITSEAADDSFTPSN
- a CDS encoding GNAT family N-acetyltransferase; protein product: MIRSLQATDHASLLEVQRRAYQIEAALLNATDFPPLRETIDEIDVEAPIGFVYVIDDDMVGAVTINDGTITRLVVDPPYFRQGIAQSLLHHVMERHHTRHVMTGARNLPALSLYTRFGFTEVRREWRSGIELIFLTRT
- the chrA gene encoding chromate efflux transporter; this encodes MHRLIEIFLVSLKLGLTSFGGPVAHLGYFYEEYVKRKKWIDEKAYADLVALCQFLPGPASSQVGMGIGLIRGGVAGAIISFVGFTLPSSIALILFAILATQFDVAEAGFIHGLKLVAVAIVADAVLGMGMKLATGVKRMTLMLLALAGVLLIAHPLAQVSVLLLAGLLAFFWFKEETETGGSLSIRVPRLFSISALVLFFVLLAVTPFLAQSATGTVQLTSIMYSAGALVFGGGHVVLPFLEQTLVPGLMNTDTFLAGYAAAQAVPGPLFTFATYLGTIVSGVSGGLLATLAIFLPGFLLVIGVLPYWDRIRKNQAVGRMLIGVNAAVVGILLAALYDPIFTSSIKSGLDFLIAFGLFCLLRFYKQSPLRIVLIGAALGFLFF
- a CDS encoding DUF418 domain-containing protein, coding for MNQSLNQRIVYLDVLRGFALCGILFVNMPSFLGDRPNAMMGEMDQSIRLIFDLFIQTKFYTLFSVLFGAGFYLFINRLRQRGLPMTIFARRLGILLIIGLLHLLVWQGDILHTYALTGFILLLFAKTKPVTKLLFAIAFQIYALLLYLLIFFGARQLGDAPVVELDKTLQSFVASRDLLGFLSHHATVQLPEALMNSGVIWPEILSLFLIGAYLMERFSAAPPTNRFLWWTLGISLLLTLPSFAGIIQAHADVPDGSINLFYVWLSGRTLAITYACAVALLVRAGRMQWFAGLGRMALTNYLMHTVVFTVFVFFSGQHGTTPLWQGLLLVFLLLIAQGVASNRYLQSHPQGPMEKLWRKGTYGKKNR
- a CDS encoding glycosyltransferase family 4 protein — encoded protein: MLWTASIVCFIAALLITPVVKRFAIAVGAVDSPDARKVHVRIMPRLGGLAIYIAFMIGYFILQPSSPYATHILVGGFVIILTGALDDRFQLNARLKLMGQIVAAVIVLNGGIRIEFINLPFDQQLYLGWWSVPLTFLWVIGITNAVNLIDGLDGLAAGVSSIVLLTLISLAVIQGNVYVTIVAILLLMSTFGFLFHNFYPAKIFMGDTGALFLGYMLGVLSLLGFKNVTLFSLAVPVILLGIPISDTLFAIVRRVLQGKPPFAPDKAHLHHRLLDLGFTMRQAVLVIYGLCAIFGMTAILFSQTNSIGALVSLVMLLLVLDILVESLGLLGERYRPLLNLLERFTSK
- a CDS encoding Rok-like winged helix domain-containing protein, whose product is MGNSEHIYRELMEIEEEYRRLQRRAEYLISELSRGTGEHSQEVAVTHERPLKQRRVNQRYPLEVYVHQISDLMRERESMTARDIQMELELRYRHQISNIYQLMAKVEQANPAIKKVGRGIYTYDPAAEVPIFM